The following proteins are encoded in a genomic region of Molothrus aeneus isolate 106 chromosome 14, BPBGC_Maene_1.0, whole genome shotgun sequence:
- the LAS1L gene encoding ribosomal biogenesis protein LAS1L, translating to MAARAGPTGRRGQPSSSPARKRLKPLRTVVAWRGRAEWDQVMVGLYCGDSRLQQDALDRVSAWKSRYGPKMPLAVDSTAELIRCKVLDSSGRLKSHELILSYGLALVRFVNLITERKQKSVSIPLRQLAREVDIPVWVVDLRHELTHGKLPRLALCRKGCDVVLEWLRKMYWNRQLGNNLCEEDEDEEEEQEEVEANADLDGDAWEIQTPQHEACQKHKEFHEKVRDVLISYKNEQFRVMQAMPSLSKSRELWSDSSSELDWILAQIKDLMQENRATVAEALLSDGFLIPKMDCLKMLNIKYEANKEVWQFKIPPAFYCFWQPLLSGLLSRSFTQILIEKMFIELKECSDSSELRPQFLINWISELLTGIARVNAGKKKQQCNKQMSVKELFLHKVPLQWIRLTDSCLQAPCWATPHLLQLILTIMRPRLPRSSRKNLLYLASIYTEGGAPLSSPGLSSDGSEQPIYTIESLQWRARQENQVKNQGQTVEKQEDVPERDNGVEEVEEEEEEMVTEANALEGLAHSGTMVAIAEKRAALQGSAWQITADEVRWKDFPLGKLPGQTDDPDGLMLDNYSMMSLLDQPVREEWKPLSTNSAELNIPMTGGLLWTQNDFHKIKSGLQLF from the exons ATGGCGGCCCGCGCGGGCCCGACCGGGCGCCGCGGCCAGCCCAGCTCGTCCCCGGCCCGCAAGCGGCTGAAGCCGCTGCGGACGGTGGTGGCGTGGAGGGGCCGGGCGGAGTGGGACCAGGTGATGGTGGGGCTGTACTGCGGGGACAGCCGGCTGCAGCAGGACGCGCTGGACCGCGTCTCGGCGTGGAAGAGCCG GTACGGTCCAAAAATGCCTCTTGCAGTGGACTCCACGGCAGAACTGATTCGTTGTAAGGTCCTCGATTCATCTGGCAGATTGAAGTCACACGAGCTCATCCTGTCTTATGGGCTGGCCCTTGTAAG ATTTGTCAACTTGAtcacagaaaggaaacagaagtCGGTCAGCATTCCTCTGAGACAATTAGCGAGAGAG GTGGACATCCCCGTGTGGGTCGTGGATCTCCGTCACGAGCTGACGCACGGGAAGCTGCCGCGGCTGGCCCTGTGCCGCAagg GTTGTGATGTTGTGCTGGAGTGGCTGCGGAAGATGTATTGGAACCGTCAGCTGGGCAATAACTTGTGtgaggaagatgaggatgaggaagaagaGCAGGAAGAGGTGGAAGCAAATGCAGATTTGGATGGTGATGCATGGGAGATTCAAACCCCACAGCATGAGGCCTGTCAGAAACACAAGGAATTCCATG AAAAAGTCAGAGATGTTCTGATATCTTACAAGAATGAGCAGTTCCGG GTTATGCAGGCTATGCCGTCTCTTTCAAAGTCTCGAGAATTGTGGTCTGATTCCTCTTCAGAATTGGACTGGATTTTGGCTCAGATCAAAGACCTGATGCAGGAAAACAG GGCGACAGTGGCTGAAGCTCTTCTCAGTGATGGCTTTCTCATCCCAAAGATGGATTGTCTGAAGATGCTAAATATCAAATATGAAG CAAATAAAGAGGTATGGCAATTCAAAATTCCCCCAGCATTTTACTGCTTTTGGCAGCCTTTGCTGTCAGGCCTCCTTTCACGAAGTTTTACCCAGATCCTAATAGAGAAAATGTTTATAGAGCTGAAGGAATGTTCTGACTCTTCAGAACTCCGGCCTCAGTTCTTGATCAACTGGATTTCTGAGTTGCTGACTGGCATTGCCAGAGTAAATGCTG ggaagaaaaaacaacagtGTAACAAGCAGATGTCTGTGAAGGAGCTGTTCCTCCACAAAGTTCCTTTGCAGTGGATAAGACTGACTGACAGTTGCTTGCAAGCTCCCTGCTGGGCAACCCCACATCTTCTTCAGCT GATCCTCACCATCATGAGGCCTCGCTTGCCACGTTCTTCTCGGAAGAACCTGCTCTACCTTGCTTCCATTTACACAGAAGGAGGGGCCCCTCTGTCCAGTCCAGGCCTCTCTTCAGATGGCAGTGAACAGCCAATTTATACTATAGAGAGCTTACAGTGGAGAGCCAGGCAAGAAAATCAGGTTAAAAATCAAGGGCAGACTGTAGAGAAACAAGAAGACGTGCCAGAGAGAGACAATGGTGTAGAGGAagtggaagaggaggaagaagaaatggtGACTGAAGCAAATGCTCTGGAAGGACTTGCTCATTCTGGTACCATGGTGGCCATTGCTGAGAAAAGGGCAGCACTGCAAGGGTCTGCCTGGCAGATCACTGCAG ATGAAGTACGATGGAAAGACTTTCCTCTTGGGAAACTCCCAGGTCAGACAGATGACCCTGATGGTCTCATGTTGGATAATTATTCTATGATGTCCCTGCTTGATCAGCCAGTGAGGGAGGAGTGGAAGCCTCTCAGTACAAA ctctgcagaattGAACATTCCCATGACAGGAGGATTGTTATGGACCCAGAACGACttccataaaataaaaagtggCCTTCAACTTTTCTGA